TGGCGCATTCACCGGCGCGACCGAAAATACCCTCGGGCGGATCAGCCAGGCCGATGGCGGCACGCTGTTCCTCGACGAGATCGGCGACTTCCCCCTGCTCCTGCAGCCCAAGCTGCTGCGCTTCATTCAGGACAAGGAGTACGAGCGAGTCGGCGACCCGGTGACGCGCAATGCCGACGTACGCATCCTCGCCGCGACCAACCGCGATCTGGCCGGCATGGTCACCCAGGGCAGCTTTCGCGAGGACCTGCTGTACCGCCTGAACGTCATCGTGCTGAACCTGCCGCCATTGCGCGAGCGCGCCGAGGACATCCTCAGCCTCGCCGAACCCTTCCTCGCCCGCTTCGTCAAGGATTACGGTCGCCCGGCCCGTGGCTTCACCGACGAAGCCCGCGACCTGCTGCGCCGCTACAGCTGGCCCGGCAATGTTCGCGAGCTGAGAAACGTAATCGAACGCGCGAGCATCATCTGCAATCAGGAGATGATCGGCATCGAACACCTCGCACCCGGCGAGCACTCGACGAACGCCACGCCCCGTATCGGCGAAGCACTCAGCCTGGAAGAGCTGGAAAAAGCCCATATCGCCGCCGTGATGGCCTCCAGCGCAACCCTCGACCAGGCGGCCAAGACCCTGGGTATCGACGCCTCCACGCTGTATCGCAAGCGCAAGCAATACAGCCTGTGAAACTGCACCTGCCGCTGACATTGCGCACGCAGCTCTTCCTGAGCATCTCGGCGCTCATGACGGTGGCCCTGCTGGGGTTGCTGCTGGGGCTGTTCAGCGTGGTGCTCACCGGGCGCGAACAGGCGGAACTCATCCAACGCAATTTCGACACCATCGAAGTCAGCCAGGAATTGCGCCAGGCCCTGGGCGACCAGTTGGTCCAGATACTCAGCGCGGAACCGGACAACGAACGCCTGGAAGCCGCGCGCCGACACTTCCGCGACGCACTGGAGCGTGGCCAGGGACGTGCCGCCAGCGATACGGAACAGCAGTTGCTGCGGCAGATCGCCGACGCCCACCGGCAATTCGTCAATGCCTCGGAGAGTCCGGGCCCCGGGCGCCCCGAGCTGCTCGACGACAACGACCTCAGCCGGAACCTGGACGAGCTTCGGCAGCAGTTGCTCGCCCTGCATGAATTTGCCATGCGCAACATCGACACGCAGGAAAGCGACGCCCGCACCCGGACGCTGCTGATCAGCGGGTTGCTCGGGCTGGTGGGCGTAGCGATTCTGCTGATCGGATTCATCACCGCCCACAGCATCGCCCGACGTTTCGGCGCACCCATCGAAGCGCTGACCAAGGCCGCGGACAAGATCGGACGCGGTGACTTCGACCTCACCCTGCCCATTTCTCCCGTAACCGAGATGGCCTCCCTGAGCCGCCGCTTCGGCCTGATGGCGGAAGCCCTGCGCGTGTACAGGGAAACCAACACCGAGGCCATCGGCTACGGGCGCCGGCGCTTGCAGGCGGTGCTCGACAGCATCGATGACGGCCTGGTGATCCTCGACCGCGATGGCCGTGTCGAACACGCCAATCCCGTCGCCAGCCGCCAGCTGTTCTCCAGCAGCGATCCCCACGGCAAGGAACTGGGCACGTTGCTGGATAACCCGGAGCTGACCCAGGCCACCCGGAGGGTGCTGGCGGGAAACCTCCTGGAAGAAACGCCCCAGGACCTGGTGGTGGAGGTGGGCGGGGAGAGCCGGCTGCTGACCTGGGGCATGTCCCCGGTCACTCACGACGACGGACGCAACATCGGTGCAGTGATGGTTGTCCGCGATGTCACCGAGCAGCGCGCCTTCGAACGGGTGCGCAACGATTTCGTCCTGCGCGCCTCCCATGAGCTGCGCACCCCGGTGACCGGCATGCACATGGCCTTCGGGCTGCTATCCGAGCGCCTGGCCTTCCCCGAAGGTTCCCGCGAGCACGACCTGATCACCACGGTCGACGAAGAGATGCGCCGCCTGGTGCTGCTGATCGGCGACCTGCTGAATTTCTCCCGCTACCAGAGCGGCACGCAGAAACTCGACCTGCAGCCCTGCGACATCGTCGAGATCCTGGCGCAGGCCAGGCAACGCTTCGAAGGGCAGGCGCGCAGCCAGAACATCGCCATCGAACTGGAAACCGCCGCCGACGTCCCCCCCATCAACCTCGATCGCCTGCAGATCGAGCGGGTCATCGACAACCTGATCAGCAACGCCTTGCGCCACACCCCCGATGGCGGGGTGATACGGCTGCAGGCGCGTTGCCATGAAGAACGGGTCGCCATCGCCGTGGAAGACAACGGAGACGGGGTTCCCTTCAGCCAGCAAAGCCGCATCTTCGAGCCCTTCGTCCAGGTCGGGCACAAGAAGGGTGGCGCCGGCCTGGGCCTGGCCCTGTGCAAGGAGATCGTTCAGTTGCACGGCGGGCGCATCGTCCTGCACTCGCAGGCGGGCAAGGGGTCGCGCTTCTACCTGCTGCTGCCCCTTTAGCTGGTCGGTACGGCCAGCAGCAGCGCCGCGGTCTCCAGATCCGGCTCGCCATCGAAACGCTGCGGACGGAAGCGCATCTGGAAGGCCGCGATCACATTGCGGGTTTCCTCGTCCATCACCCCGTTGAGCGGCACCGCGTAACCGTGGCGCGCCAGCTGCTGCTGGAACCAGCCCGGCGCCGGCAGTTGGCCGTTCAGCTCGCCCAGGCGGCGGGCCATCTCGCCCGGCTTGGGCCAGGGAATCAGGCCGGCATCGGCGAGTTTCTTCCAGGGGAACAGCGGGCCCGGATCGACCTTGCGCTGCGGGGCGATGTCGCTGTGGCCGAGGATGTGTTCGGGCGTGATGCCCTGGCGCTTGCCGATGTCCTTGAGCAGGGCGATCAGCGCGTCGATCTGCCCGTCCGGGTAGGGGTACCAGATCTTGCCGCTGGGAGTTTCGCGGTAACCGGGATTGACCAGTTCGATACCGATCGACGTGGAGTTCAGCCAGGTGCGGCCCTGCCATTCGCTCTGCCCGGCATGCCAGGCGCGGCGGTTTTCGTCCACCAACTGGTAGATGGTCGGTGGCTGGTCGCCGATCAGGTAATGGGCGCTGACCTCGCCGCGGGTCAGTATCTCCAGCGAACGCGGCAGGTTCTCCGACGTGTAGTGGATGATGACGTACTGGATGCGGCTGTCCTGGTTGCGCGAGACATGCTCATGGTCGATCTGCAGCCCTTTTTCGGCGCAGCCGGCGAGCAACAGGGCGGACAGGACAAGGCTGAGTGCGCGGAGGGTCATGAGGTCACTCACGCTGCGATGTGCAGCACGCTGCGTAGGTTCTGCAGGAGCATGTTCACGCTGAGCATGATCAGCAGCATACCGGCCAGGCGCTCCACCGCGGTCAGCCCGCGAGGGCCGAGGAAGCGCTGCAGGAACGAGGCCTGCAGCAGGATCAGTGCCGTCGCCGCCCAGGCCAGAATCACCGCCAGGTACAACTCCCACAACGGCCCCGTGTAGGTGGTGCGCAGGGTAATCAGCATGGCCAGCGCCGAAGGGCCGGCCACCGCCGGCGTCGCCAGCGGCACCAGCAGCGGCTCGCTGTCCGGCATGTCGCCCAGCACGCCCTGCGGAGTCGGGAAAATCAGGCGCATGGCGACCACGAAGAGAATGATACCGCCGGCGATCCCGGTGGCTTCCTTCGACAGGCCAAGGCCGGTGAGGATGTGCTCGCCGAGCGTGAGGAAGATTAGCAACAGGCCGAGCGCGAGCAGCAGCTCACGCAGGGCGACCTTGAGCCGGCGCTCGGCCGGAACGGATTTCAGGGCGGCGAGAAACACCGCGATGTTGCCAAACGGGTCGGTGATCAGAAAGATCAGGACGGCGACGCCGAGCATGATCGAGAGACTCCGGCAGGAAGAACGCCCCTGGCTGGATGGCAGCGTGGGTCAGGAAGCGTCTGTGGATAACGACAAGCATAGCTCCCACCTGTGAATAACAACTTACCCACAGGCGGGAGAAAACAGCATCAGGATTTCTTGATCTTTTCCGGGCGCTTCCAGCCTTCGATCACCCGCTGCTTGGCGCGACCGACCGCCAGGGTGCCGGACGGAACCTCGGTGGTGATGGTGGAGCCCGCGCCAGTCGTGGCACCCGCGCCGATATCCACAGGCGCCACCAGGGAGTTGTTGGAGCCGATGAAGACGTCTTCGCCAATGCTGGTGCGCCACTTGTTGGCGCCATCGTAGTTGCAGGTGATGGTGCCGGCGCCGATGTTGGTGCGCGCACCGACTTCGCTGTCGCCCAGGTAGGTGAGGTGGCCAACCTTCACGCCATCCTGCAGATGGGCGTTCTTCAGTTCGACGAAGTTACCCACATGCACCTTGCGCTCCAGCACGCTGCCCGGACGCAGGCGGGCAAACGGGCCGACGTCGCTGTCCGGGCCGACGTGGGCGCCTTCCAGGTGCGAATTGGCCTTGATGATGGCGCCACGGCGCAGGGTACTGTCCTTGATGTAGCAGTTCGGGCCGATCTGCACATCGTCCTCGATCTCCACCTGGCCTTCGAGGATGACGTTGATGTCGATGGTCACGTCGCGGCCGACGCTGACCTCGCCGCGCACGTCGAAGCGTGCCGGATCGATCAGGGTCACACCCTGGGCCATCAGACGGCGCGCCACGCGCTGCTGGAAGAAGCGCTCCAGCTCGGAGAGCTGCAGGCGGTCGTTGGCCCCCTGAACTTCCATCGCCGCCTGCGGCTGTGCGGTGGCAACGCGCAGGCCATCGGCCACGGCCATGGCGATCACGTCGGTGAGGTAGTACTCGCCCTGGGCGTTGGAATTGGACAGGCGCGATAGCCAACCAGCCAGGCGTTCGCGCGGCACGGCGAGAATGCCGGTGTTGCCTTCACGGATGGCGCGCTGTTCGGAGGACGCATCCTTCTGCTCGACGATGGCCTGAACCTCGTCGGCCGCGTCACGGATGATACGGCCGTAACCGGTCGGATCATCCAGCTCGACAGTGAGCAGCGCCAGTTGTTCGGCAGTGGCCTGGGCCATCAGGCGCTCCAGGGTCGGCTGTTCGATCAGCGGGACGTCGCCGTAGAGGATCAGCACCTTGTCCGCGCTCAGGAACGGCGCGGCCTGGGCCACGGCGTGGCCGGTACCCAGTTGCTGTTCCTGGATCACGAAATTCAGGTCATCCGCCTGCAACCGTTCACGCACGAGTTCCGCGCCGTGCCCGATCACCACATGGATGCGGGAAGGGCTGAGCGTGCGAGCGGTATCGATTACGTGGGCAAGCATGGGCTTGCCAGCGACCGGATGCAGGACCTTCGGCAGGGCCGAACGCATGCGCGTGCCCTGGCCAGCGGCGAGAATGACGATTTCGAGGGACATGGATGACAGACCGTCCTGGTGAGCGGGGCAGGCCCCGAATGTAGAAAAAGAAAAAGGGTAGCCAAGGCTACCCTTTTCCATTTTATCGCTGAAGCCCCTAGGGGAGCTTCGCGCGGCTCAGCCGCCGAACTTCTTGCGAACCTGCTGGACCGTGCGCAGTTGCGCTGCGGCTTCGGCCAGGCGGGCTGCGGCGGAGCTGTAGTCGAACTCGGCACCTTTGCTGTGCAGAGCCTTCTCAGCTTCCTTCAGTGCGGTCT
This Pseudomonas sp. ATCC 13867 DNA region includes the following protein-coding sequences:
- the glmU gene encoding bifunctional UDP-N-acetylglucosamine diphosphorylase/glucosamine-1-phosphate N-acetyltransferase GlmU produces the protein MSLEIVILAAGQGTRMRSALPKVLHPVAGKPMLAHVIDTARTLSPSRIHVVIGHGAELVRERLQADDLNFVIQEQQLGTGHAVAQAAPFLSADKVLILYGDVPLIEQPTLERLMAQATAEQLALLTVELDDPTGYGRIIRDAADEVQAIVEQKDASSEQRAIREGNTGILAVPRERLAGWLSRLSNSNAQGEYYLTDVIAMAVADGLRVATAQPQAAMEVQGANDRLQLSELERFFQQRVARRLMAQGVTLIDPARFDVRGEVSVGRDVTIDINVILEGQVEIEDDVQIGPNCYIKDSTLRRGAIIKANSHLEGAHVGPDSDVGPFARLRPGSVLERKVHVGNFVELKNAHLQDGVKVGHLTYLGDSEVGARTNIGAGTITCNYDGANKWRTSIGEDVFIGSNNSLVAPVDIGAGATTGAGSTITTEVPSGTLAVGRAKQRVIEGWKRPEKIKKS
- a CDS encoding KinB sensor domain-containing domain → MKLHLPLTLRTQLFLSISALMTVALLGLLLGLFSVVLTGREQAELIQRNFDTIEVSQELRQALGDQLVQILSAEPDNERLEAARRHFRDALERGQGRAASDTEQQLLRQIADAHRQFVNASESPGPGRPELLDDNDLSRNLDELRQQLLALHEFAMRNIDTQESDARTRTLLISGLLGLVGVAILLIGFITAHSIARRFGAPIEALTKAADKIGRGDFDLTLPISPVTEMASLSRRFGLMAEALRVYRETNTEAIGYGRRRLQAVLDSIDDGLVILDRDGRVEHANPVASRQLFSSSDPHGKELGTLLDNPELTQATRRVLAGNLLEETPQDLVVEVGGESRLLTWGMSPVTHDDGRNIGAVMVVRDVTEQRAFERVRNDFVLRASHELRTPVTGMHMAFGLLSERLAFPEGSREHDLITTVDEEMRRLVLLIGDLLNFSRYQSGTQKLDLQPCDIVEILAQARQRFEGQARSQNIAIELETAADVPPINLDRLQIERVIDNLISNALRHTPDGGVIRLQARCHEERVAIAVEDNGDGVPFSQQSRIFEPFVQVGHKKGGAGLGLALCKEIVQLHGGRIVLHSQAGKGSRFYLLLPL
- the algB gene encoding sigma-54-dependent response regulator transcription factor AlgB, giving the protein MDAPPEQQGRILLVDDEPAILRSFRYCLEDEGYGVATASSASQAETLLQHQVFDLCFLDLRLGEDNGLDVLAQMRVQAPWMRVVIVTAHSAVDTAVNAMQAGAADYLVKPCSPDQLRLAAAKQLEVHQLTARIEALEGEMRRQGDVLESQSPAMAAVLETARQVAATDANILILGESGSGKGELARAIHGWSKRAKKSCVTINCPSLNAELTESELFGHSRGAFTGATENTLGRISQADGGTLFLDEIGDFPLLLQPKLLRFIQDKEYERVGDPVTRNADVRILAATNRDLAGMVTQGSFREDLLYRLNVIVLNLPPLRERAEDILSLAEPFLARFVKDYGRPARGFTDEARDLLRRYSWPGNVRELRNVIERASIICNQEMIGIEHLAPGEHSTNATPRIGEALSLEELEKAHIAAVMASSATLDQAAKTLGIDASTLYRKRKQYSL
- a CDS encoding MarC family protein → MLGVAVLIFLITDPFGNIAVFLAALKSVPAERRLKVALRELLLALGLLLIFLTLGEHILTGLGLSKEATGIAGGIILFVVAMRLIFPTPQGVLGDMPDSEPLLVPLATPAVAGPSALAMLITLRTTYTGPLWELYLAVILAWAATALILLQASFLQRFLGPRGLTAVERLAGMLLIMLSVNMLLQNLRSVLHIAA
- a CDS encoding N-acetylmuramoyl-L-alanine amidase; protein product: MTLRALSLVLSALLLAGCAEKGLQIDHEHVSRNQDSRIQYVIIHYTSENLPRSLEILTRGEVSAHYLIGDQPPTIYQLVDENRRAWHAGQSEWQGRTWLNSTSIGIELVNPGYRETPSGKIWYPYPDGQIDALIALLKDIGKRQGITPEHILGHSDIAPQRKVDPGPLFPWKKLADAGLIPWPKPGEMARRLGELNGQLPAPGWFQQQLARHGYAVPLNGVMDEETRNVIAAFQMRFRPQRFDGEPDLETAALLLAVPTS